From a region of the Halolamina sp. CBA1230 genome:
- a CDS encoding PUA domain-containing protein — translation MAKTSRADLRTTADYQFGRGAGEALFPAEAHLEIDYSTGGRPSQIHAPDGRLASMGTDGRFTLGFAGGRRLHDHLDAPAYRVFVGDESEPFVREGENTFAKFVGECGGEIRAGDEVMVVHEGGELLGVGRAELSASEILDFSTGMAVMVREGVEEYVDSS, via the coding sequence ATGGCCAAGACCTCGCGTGCGGACCTGCGGACCACGGCCGACTACCAGTTCGGCCGCGGCGCCGGCGAGGCGTTGTTCCCCGCGGAAGCGCATCTGGAGATCGACTACTCCACCGGCGGCCGGCCGAGCCAGATCCACGCCCCGGACGGCCGGCTGGCGTCGATGGGCACCGACGGCCGCTTTACGCTGGGTTTCGCGGGCGGGCGGCGGTTGCACGATCATCTGGACGCACCGGCCTATCGCGTGTTCGTCGGCGACGAGTCCGAACCGTTCGTGCGGGAGGGGGAGAACACGTTCGCGAAGTTCGTGGGTGAGTGTGGTGGGGAGATCCGGGCGGGCGACGAGGTGATGGTAGTCCACGAGGGGGGGGAGTTGTTGGGCGTGGGCCGGGCGGAGCTGTCGGCCTCGGAGATACTCGACTTCTCTACGGGGATGGCGGTGATGGTCCGGGAGGGCGTCGAGGAGTACGTGGATTCTTCGTAG
- a CDS encoding NYN domain-containing protein encodes MTEIHEGQRVAVLADAQNLYHTAQSLYSRNIDYSALLEKSVMDRELVRALAYVIRADSPEEESFFDALEEIGFERKIKEIKTFGDGSQKADWDVGIVLDAVTLAEKVDTLVLASGDGDFARLCSHLRHEGVRVEVFCFESSTAEELIDAADAFHDMAEREEEFLL; translated from the coding sequence ATGACCGAGATCCACGAGGGCCAGCGCGTCGCAGTGCTCGCCGACGCGCAGAACCTCTACCACACGGCCCAGAGCCTCTACTCCCGGAACATCGACTACTCGGCGCTGCTGGAGAAGTCGGTGATGGACCGCGAACTCGTCCGTGCGCTGGCGTACGTGATCCGCGCGGACTCCCCGGAGGAGGAGTCCTTCTTCGACGCGCTGGAGGAGATCGGCTTCGAGCGCAAGATCAAGGAGATCAAGACGTTCGGCGACGGCTCCCAGAAGGCCGACTGGGACGTGGGGATCGTGCTCGACGCCGTGACGCTGGCGGAGAAGGTGGACACACTGGTGCTCGCCAGCGGCGACGGCGACTTCGCCCGCCTCTGCTCACACCTGCGCCACGAAGGGGTCCGCGTCGAGGTGTTCTGCTTCGAGAGTTCGACCGCGGAGGAGCTGATCGACGCCGCCGACGCGTTCCACGACATGGCCGAGCGCGAGGAGGAGTTCCTCCTGTAG
- the dapA gene encoding 4-hydroxy-tetrahydrodipicolinate synthase: MSTPFGGVYPAMTTPFREDRSIDHDRLAADAQRLEAAGVDGLVPVGSTGESATLTHDEHAQVVETVVDAVEDVPVIAGAGSNATHEAISLAEDAEAAGADAILLISPYYNKPEAEGYIDHYRTIADSVDLPGIVYNVPSRTGRNVPVDVVAELAEHPNVQGYKAASGDLGRVSEVIERTRHEAFSVLSGDDGLTLPICSLGGTGTISVVANLEPERTGAMVGAATADDMGRARDLHYELAPLVRELFTETNPIPVTEAMAIREDHPPYVRSPLTRLSEDYREQLREVLADLAGDAPEVTA; encoded by the coding sequence ATGAGCACACCGTTCGGCGGGGTCTACCCCGCCATGACCACTCCCTTCCGGGAGGACCGAAGCATCGACCACGACCGCCTTGCTGCCGACGCCCAGCGCCTCGAAGCCGCCGGCGTCGACGGCCTCGTCCCCGTCGGCTCCACGGGCGAGTCCGCGACGCTGACCCACGACGAGCACGCACAGGTCGTCGAAACCGTCGTCGACGCCGTCGAGGACGTACCCGTTATCGCCGGTGCAGGGTCGAACGCGACCCACGAGGCCATCAGTCTCGCCGAGGACGCCGAAGCGGCCGGCGCCGACGCCATCCTGCTGATCTCGCCGTACTACAACAAGCCCGAGGCTGAGGGGTACATCGATCACTACCGCACCATCGCCGACAGCGTCGACCTGCCGGGGATCGTCTACAACGTTCCCTCGCGCACGGGCCGGAACGTCCCCGTCGACGTGGTGGCCGAACTCGCCGAGCACCCCAACGTCCAGGGGTACAAGGCCGCCAGCGGCGACCTCGGCCGCGTCTCCGAGGTGATCGAACGCACCCGCCACGAGGCGTTCTCGGTGCTCTCCGGCGACGACGGGCTCACACTGCCCATCTGCTCGCTGGGTGGCACGGGGACGATCAGCGTCGTCGCCAACCTCGAACCCGAGCGCACCGGCGCGATGGTCGGCGCCGCGACGGCCGACGACATGGGCCGCGCCCGCGACCTCCACTACGAACTCGCGCCGCTGGTCCGCGAGCTGTTCACCGAGACCAACCCCATCCCCGTGACGGAGGCGATGGCGATCCGCGAGGACCACCCGCCGTACGTTCGATCGCCGCTGACGCGGCTCTCGGAGGACTACCGCGAGCAACTCCGCGAGGTGCTGGCCGACCTCGCTGGCGACGCGCCGGAGGTGACCGCCTGA
- the dapB gene encoding 4-hydroxy-tetrahydrodipicolinate reductase, producing the protein MSTTADPTRIVVTGATGRMGEELLDAAGDRADVLVVAAVSRTPGSVTAEAAVGTHLDATLSDEEHVDAVVDFTAPEATAEYAEVAADHGVAFVTGTTGLEGHDADPLGALDAASESVAVLHASNFSRGIAVLRGAIREAAASLPGYDVEVTETHHDGKRDAPSGTARTLVEDVQDERPDLTERQHGREGEQPRDADEIGVHARRAGDVTGEHEVLFAGNRETLSLSHSAGDRGVFAEGALDAAVALVDREPGRYQFAELLGE; encoded by the coding sequence ATGTCGACCACCGCCGACCCGACACGGATCGTCGTCACCGGTGCGACCGGCCGGATGGGCGAGGAACTGCTCGACGCTGCGGGCGACCGGGCCGACGTTCTGGTCGTCGCCGCCGTCTCCCGGACGCCCGGGTCCGTCACTGCCGAAGCCGCGGTCGGAACGCACCTCGACGCGACGCTTTCCGACGAGGAGCACGTCGACGCTGTCGTCGACTTCACCGCGCCGGAAGCGACGGCCGAGTACGCCGAGGTCGCCGCCGACCACGGCGTCGCGTTCGTCACCGGCACGACGGGGCTGGAGGGCCACGACGCCGACCCGCTCGGTGCGCTCGACGCTGCGAGCGAGTCGGTGGCGGTGCTCCACGCCAGCAACTTCTCGCGAGGGATCGCCGTGCTCCGGGGAGCGATCCGGGAGGCTGCGGCCTCGCTGCCGGGGTACGACGTGGAGGTCACGGAGACCCACCACGACGGCAAGCGCGACGCGCCCAGCGGCACCGCACGCACGCTCGTCGAAGACGTTCAGGACGAACGCCCGGATCTGACCGAGCGCCAGCACGGCCGCGAGGGCGAGCAGCCCCGCGACGCCGACGAGATCGGCGTCCACGCCCGCCGCGCCGGCGACGTGACCGGCGAGCACGAAGTGCTGTTCGCGGGCAACCGCGAGACCCTCTCGCTGTCGCACTCGGCGGGCGACCGCGGCGTGTTCGCCGAGGGGGCGCTCGACGCCGCCGTCGCCCTCGTGGATCGTGAGCCCGGCCGCTACCAGTTCGCTGAACTACTGGGGGAGTAA
- a CDS encoding 2,3,4,5-tetrahydropyridine-2,6-dicarboxylate N-succinyltransferase — MSLETEISELWNRYEDGLTAEEAGSSELETLDAFLAALEAGEYRAAEKVGPAEWEAVEWVKRGVLLNFGLRETTPRTYGGVDYYDVLPLRSTDDLADRSARNTPDGTVLRPGSYLGEDVIMMSPSFVNIGAYVGDDSLVDSNDVVGSCAQIGDGVKIGANTLIGGVLEPVEDAPVVVEDGVSLGAGCRVTSGFVVGENAVVGEDTLLTPRIPVYDLVEEEVHYGRLPPERRAFQRYVESSVSEEALIPGKAYKPAVVATSLEEETLEATQREGALRE, encoded by the coding sequence ATGAGCCTCGAAACCGAGATCTCGGAGCTGTGGAACCGCTACGAAGACGGACTGACCGCTGAGGAGGCGGGCAGCAGCGAACTGGAGACGCTCGACGCGTTCCTCGCCGCGCTCGAAGCGGGGGAGTACCGCGCCGCCGAGAAAGTCGGGCCCGCGGAGTGGGAGGCCGTCGAGTGGGTGAAGCGCGGCGTCCTGCTCAACTTCGGCCTGCGCGAGACCACGCCCCGGACGTACGGCGGCGTCGACTACTACGACGTGCTCCCGCTGCGCTCGACCGACGACCTCGCGGACCGCAGCGCGCGCAACACGCCGGACGGAACGGTCCTCCGCCCGGGATCCTACCTCGGCGAGGACGTGATCATGATGTCGCCCAGCTTCGTCAACATCGGCGCGTACGTCGGCGACGACAGCCTCGTCGACTCCAACGACGTGGTGGGCTCCTGCGCCCAGATCGGCGACGGTGTCAAGATCGGCGCCAACACGCTGATCGGCGGCGTGCTCGAACCCGTCGAGGACGCGCCGGTGGTCGTCGAGGACGGCGTCTCGCTCGGCGCCGGCTGTCGGGTCACCTCGGGGTTCGTCGTCGGCGAGAACGCCGTCGTCGGCGAAGACACGCTGCTGACCCCGCGGATTCCGGTTTACGACCTCGTCGAGGAGGAGGTCCACTACGGCCGGCTGCCGCCGGAGCGCCGTGCGTTCCAGCGCTACGTCGAGTCCTCCGTCTCCGAGGAGGCGCTGATCCCCGGGAAGGCGTACAAGCCCGCGGTCGTCGCCACGAGTCTTGAGGAGGAGACGCTGGAGGCGACCCAGCGCGAAGGAGCGCTCCGGGAATGA
- the lysA gene encoding diaminopimelate decarboxylase, translated as MSSDERTDETDGGPAVRRLTDWDGDRLDELADEYGTPLYVFDPVRVRENCRRLRAAFPDAEIQYAAKAHTARETLRTVHDEGLAIECASAGEVRRALDAGVPGRDVTYTAVNPPARDLEVVVDAWRSNPELTITAGAANTVDRLEERGFDGRLRLRVNPGVGAGHHEKVVTGGHPKFGVGLDRAPALAARAADTFEFAGIHAHAGSGISGEDLADHRELVRRLGDLARDLEADGIPVETVDVGGGFGVPYREEAPALDLDAVAEATREALGEIDGRLAVEPGRYVVADAGVLLTRVNTVKEAPSTVVAGVDAGMTTLLRPAMYDAYHAVRNPDAIGQERDTVGVTIAGPVCETADLLCENRPLPRPERGDLLAVGNAGAYGYEMASTYNSRPRPAEVTLDGELLRRRETLADVSRFDRAKDSTPRRPEEEP; from the coding sequence ATGAGCTCTGACGAGCGCACGGACGAAACCGACGGCGGTCCGGCAGTCCGCCGGCTCACGGACTGGGACGGCGACCGCCTCGACGAACTGGCTGACGAGTACGGGACGCCGCTGTACGTGTTCGACCCCGTACGGGTCCGCGAGAACTGCCGGCGGCTCCGGGCGGCGTTCCCCGACGCCGAGATCCAGTACGCCGCGAAGGCTCACACCGCCCGCGAGACGCTCCGGACCGTCCACGACGAGGGGCTGGCGATCGAGTGCGCCTCGGCGGGTGAGGTCCGGCGCGCGCTCGATGCGGGCGTTCCCGGCCGGGACGTGACCTACACCGCGGTCAACCCACCTGCCCGCGACCTCGAGGTGGTGGTCGACGCGTGGCGGTCGAACCCGGAGCTCACGATCACCGCCGGCGCCGCGAACACGGTCGACCGCCTCGAAGAACGGGGGTTCGACGGCCGCCTGCGTCTCCGCGTCAACCCCGGCGTCGGCGCCGGCCACCACGAGAAGGTGGTGACGGGCGGCCACCCCAAGTTCGGCGTCGGGCTCGACCGCGCGCCGGCGCTCGCGGCGCGTGCGGCCGACACCTTCGAGTTCGCGGGGATCCACGCCCACGCCGGCTCCGGGATCTCGGGTGAGGACCTCGCGGACCACCGCGAACTGGTCCGCCGGCTGGGCGACCTCGCCCGCGACCTCGAAGCGGACGGGATCCCTGTCGAGACGGTCGACGTCGGCGGCGGCTTCGGCGTCCCGTACCGCGAGGAGGCGCCGGCGCTGGACCTCGACGCGGTCGCAGAGGCGACCCGCGAGGCGCTCGGGGAGATCGACGGTCGACTCGCGGTCGAACCCGGCCGCTACGTCGTCGCCGACGCGGGGGTCCTGCTGACTCGGGTGAACACCGTGAAGGAGGCGCCGTCGACCGTCGTCGCGGGCGTCGACGCCGGGATGACGACGCTGCTGCGCCCGGCGATGTACGACGCCTACCACGCGGTTCGGAACCCGGACGCAATAGGCCAGGAACGTGACACGGTCGGCGTCACGATCGCCGGCCCGGTGTGTGAGACCGCCGACCTGCTCTGTGAGAACCGGCCGCTGCCCAGGCCCGAACGCGGCGACCTGCTCGCGGTCGGCAACGCCGGCGCGTACGGCTACGAGATGGCCTCGACGTACAACTCCCGCCCTAGGCCAGCGGAGGTGACGCTCGACGGCGAGCTGCTCCGCCGGCGCGAGACGCTCGCGGACGTGAGCCGGTTCGACCGGGCGAAAGACTCGACCCCGCGGCGCCCGGAGGAGGAGCCATGA
- the dapF gene encoding diaminopimelate epimerase: MSAVAFEKYDGAGNDFVVVDVDGDSVEDRAAFARVHCDRELGVADDSGTRHGADGVLFLSLEEGADPSRVTMTLIQPDGSIAEMCGNGARCVAAWAADRSGESTFDIETPAGTRRAVVDDDTVAVEMGVPTVAPEDVPLAGDEPLIDDTLDELDGTPAVNLDVTAVNTGVPHAVAFVDDVDDVAIDAVAPPIRHAEAFPEGANVTFASPDDDGFRQRTYERGVEGETRACGTGAVAVAAAAKRLGRLGTDEEWITVTPPGGDLAVSVPDDRPARLRGPAEKRFAGELPVPEDDRLAGITGEAALGADRVDDASSGGAEQ; encoded by the coding sequence ATGAGCGCGGTCGCTTTCGAGAAGTACGACGGCGCGGGCAACGACTTCGTGGTGGTTGACGTCGACGGCGATTCGGTCGAGGACCGTGCCGCGTTCGCCCGCGTCCACTGCGACCGCGAGCTCGGCGTCGCGGACGACTCCGGCACGCGCCACGGCGCCGACGGCGTCCTCTTCCTTTCGCTCGAGGAGGGCGCCGACCCGTCGCGGGTGACGATGACGCTGATCCAGCCCGACGGCTCGATCGCGGAGATGTGCGGCAACGGTGCGCGCTGTGTGGCCGCGTGGGCCGCCGACCGATCCGGGGAGTCGACGTTCGACATCGAGACGCCCGCCGGCACTCGCCGCGCGGTCGTCGACGACGACACAGTCGCCGTGGAGATGGGCGTGCCGACGGTCGCCCCCGAGGACGTCCCGCTCGCGGGTGACGAACCGCTGATCGACGACACGCTCGACGAACTCGACGGGACGCCTGCCGTGAATCTCGACGTGACGGCGGTGAACACCGGCGTCCCCCACGCGGTCGCCTTCGTCGACGACGTGGACGACGTGGCGATCGACGCCGTCGCGCCGCCGATCCGCCACGCCGAGGCGTTCCCGGAGGGTGCGAACGTGACGTTCGCCTCGCCCGACGACGATGGGTTCCGCCAGCGCACCTACGAGCGCGGCGTCGAAGGGGAGACTCGGGCCTGCGGCACGGGCGCGGTCGCGGTCGCCGCGGCGGCGAAGCGGCTCGGCCGCCTCGGGACCGACGAGGAGTGGATCACCGTCACCCCGCCGGGCGGCGATCTCGCCGTCTCGGTGCCCGACGACCGCCCGGCACGGCTGCGTGGCCCCGCCGAGAAGCGGTTCGCGGGGGAGCTACCCGTCCCCGAGGACGACCGCCTCGCCGGCATTACCGGCGAGGCCGCGCTCGGCGCGGACCGCGTCGACGACGCATCGAGCGGGGGGGCCGAGCAGTGA